One segment of Streptomyces sp. NA02950 DNA contains the following:
- a CDS encoding GNAT family N-acetyltransferase, translating to MEPVTLITERLVLRPFRASDADAVFAACQDPDIQRWTPVPSPYERGHAEDFTGRTSPDNWRGDIAYDFAVLTKGDGTLVGAMGLVRLERLHGPAHQAELGYWTVREQRRRGYTGEAARAVAEWAFTALGVERLEWCAEAGNEGSRAVALAAGFRMEGTDRARIVHRGTRRDAWRGALLPSDRGLPSATPYLPHLPARPSDEPSAV from the coding sequence ATGGAGCCTGTCACCCTCATCACAGAGCGCCTTGTGCTGCGCCCCTTCCGCGCCTCCGACGCGGACGCGGTCTTCGCGGCATGTCAGGACCCCGACATCCAGCGCTGGACCCCGGTGCCCTCCCCGTACGAGCGCGGGCACGCGGAGGACTTCACCGGGCGGACCTCCCCGGACAACTGGCGGGGCGATATCGCGTACGACTTCGCGGTGCTCACCAAGGGTGACGGCACGCTGGTGGGAGCCATGGGGCTGGTACGGCTGGAGCGGCTGCACGGCCCGGCGCACCAGGCCGAGCTGGGCTACTGGACGGTGCGGGAGCAGCGGCGGCGCGGCTACACCGGCGAGGCCGCGCGGGCGGTGGCGGAGTGGGCGTTCACCGCGCTGGGGGTGGAGCGCCTGGAGTGGTGCGCCGAGGCCGGGAACGAGGGCTCGCGGGCGGTCGCGCTCGCGGCGGGCTTCCGGATGGAGGGGACGGACCGGGCGCGAATCGTCCACCGGGGGACACGGCGGGACGCGTGGCGGGGCGCGCTGCTGCCCTCGGACCGCGGTCTGCCGTCGGCCACCCCGTATCTCCCCCACCTCCCGGCGCGGCCGTCGGACGAACCGTCGGCGGTCTGA
- a CDS encoding winged helix-turn-helix domain-containing protein, translated as MTNAAPGSGADHKPETALSADEARRIALRAQGLLGAPDRRGGVRGVLRHLGAVQLDTISVLARSHELIPYARLGAVGRAAVESAYWSGAHAFEYWSHAACVLPIEEWPHFAFRRRAYRTRPHWHHDLPDGAYETVVKRLRAEGPLTATELGGAKNGGLWWDWSATKVAVERALMFGEVVCAERRGWKRVYDLAERAVPDALLHDELDDAECLRRLVRLAGQSLGVGTRADIADYHRLKGEQVDAVIADSGLVPVAVAGWEKAAWADPEALATAPRGRHRTTLLSPFDSLIWDRARTERIFGFTHRLEAYVPKPKRIHGYFAMPLLSGGRLLGRVDPAREGRTLVARQVSLESPKAVAPMAEALREAAGWVGCDSVRIERVDRPELAAPLTAALGD; from the coding sequence ATGACGAATGCCGCGCCCGGGTCCGGAGCGGACCACAAGCCGGAGACCGCCCTGTCCGCCGACGAGGCGCGCCGGATCGCGCTGCGCGCCCAGGGGCTGCTGGGCGCCCCCGACCGGCGCGGCGGAGTGCGCGGTGTGCTGCGCCACCTGGGCGCGGTGCAGCTGGACACGATCTCGGTCCTGGCCCGCTCGCATGAGCTGATTCCCTACGCACGGCTGGGCGCGGTCGGCCGCGCGGCGGTCGAGTCGGCGTACTGGAGCGGCGCCCACGCCTTCGAGTACTGGTCGCATGCCGCCTGTGTGCTGCCGATCGAGGAGTGGCCGCATTTTGCGTTCCGGCGCCGCGCCTACCGCACCCGTCCGCACTGGCACCACGATCTGCCGGACGGGGCGTACGAGACGGTGGTGAAGCGGCTGCGCGCGGAGGGCCCGCTGACCGCGACCGAGCTGGGCGGCGCCAAGAACGGCGGCCTCTGGTGGGACTGGTCGGCGACCAAGGTCGCGGTGGAGCGGGCGCTGATGTTCGGCGAGGTGGTGTGCGCCGAGCGGCGCGGCTGGAAGCGGGTGTACGACCTGGCCGAGCGCGCGGTGCCGGACGCCCTGCTCCATGACGAACTGGACGACGCGGAGTGTCTGCGGCGGCTGGTACGGCTGGCCGGGCAGTCCCTGGGGGTGGGGACGCGTGCGGACATCGCCGATTACCACCGGCTCAAGGGCGAGCAGGTGGACGCGGTGATCGCGGACTCCGGTCTGGTGCCGGTGGCGGTGGCGGGCTGGGAGAAGGCGGCGTGGGCCGATCCGGAGGCGCTGGCCACCGCACCGCGCGGGCGGCACCGCACCACTCTGCTGTCGCCCTTCGACTCGCTCATATGGGACCGGGCGCGTACCGAGCGGATCTTCGGCTTCACCCACCGGCTGGAGGCGTATGTGCCCAAGCCCAAGCGGATCCACGGCTATTTCGCGATGCCACTGCTGTCGGGCGGGCGGCTGCTGGGCCGGGTGGACCCGGCGCGGGAGGGCCGGACGCTGGTCGCCCGGCAGGTGTCGCTGGAGTCGCCGAAGGCGGTGGCCCCCATGGCGGAGGCGCTGCGGGAGGCGGCCGGATGGGTGGGCTGCGACTCGGTGCGGATCGAGCGCGTCGACCGCCCGGAGCTGGCCGCGCCGCTCACGGCGGCGCTCGGCGACTGA
- a CDS encoding ComF family protein has translation MRGWWQEMTDLVLPVDCAGCGRPGGTLCDRCGGVLRGSGPRRVEPSPVPPGLPVVHAAAEYADEVRAVLLAHKERGALRLAGPLGEALAGAVRTVCHRAGRPRGRPLPGGSVRAGPVRAPEGPLLLVPVPSARRAVGARGHDPARRIALAAAGVLRGEGCSVRVPSVLRQRRTVRDQSGLGARQRLVNVSGALGVVPGGGRLLSRGPAVLVDDLMTTGASLAEAARAVSAADGLVVGAAVVAAPPDCSNRN, from the coding sequence ATGCGGGGCTGGTGGCAGGAGATGACCGACCTGGTGCTGCCGGTGGACTGCGCGGGATGCGGTCGGCCGGGCGGCACTCTGTGTGACCGATGCGGGGGTGTGCTGCGGGGATCCGGGCCGCGGCGGGTGGAGCCGAGCCCGGTGCCGCCGGGGCTGCCGGTGGTCCATGCGGCGGCCGAGTACGCGGACGAGGTCCGGGCGGTGCTGCTGGCGCACAAGGAGCGGGGTGCGCTGAGGCTGGCGGGGCCGCTGGGCGAGGCGCTGGCGGGCGCGGTGCGCACGGTGTGCCACCGGGCGGGGAGACCACGGGGGAGACCCCTTCCGGGCGGATCGGTGCGGGCCGGACCGGTGCGGGCCCCTGAGGGGCCGCTGCTGCTGGTGCCGGTGCCGTCGGCGCGGCGTGCGGTGGGGGCCCGGGGCCATGACCCGGCGCGGCGGATCGCGCTCGCGGCGGCGGGCGTGCTGCGCGGTGAGGGGTGCTCGGTGCGGGTTCCCTCGGTGCTGCGGCAGCGGCGCACGGTACGCGACCAGTCGGGTCTGGGCGCGCGACAGCGACTGGTGAATGTGTCGGGTGCGCTGGGGGTGGTCCCCGGCGGCGGGCGGCTGCTGTCCAGGGGCCCGGCCGTGCTGGTGGACGACCTGATGACGACCGGCGCCTCGCTCGCGGAGGCGGCGCGGGCGGTGTCGGCGGCAGATGGCCTGGTCGTCGGGGCGGCGGTGGTGGCGGCACCCCCCGATTGCAGCAACCGGAACTGA
- a CDS encoding LpqB family beta-propeller domain-containing protein, which yields MGADRADRHHVRRRWGLSTATLISCGALLLTGCASMPDSGDVRRVDSSPRSDVDSQVRVYGVSPGKGEQPTELVSGFLEATTSDEENFGTAKEYLTKGAARSWDPFARTTVLEQAPDVRVETDPGDRNGGGKTVVLSGKRIASVDAAHTYKPDEARYEERIHLTLRGSEWRIDGPPPGLVLGESDFERIYRSVNKYYFAKLGPDAEESRVGDDVLVADPVYLRRRIDPVTSTVKALLDGPTGWLDPVVSTSFPPGAALGESGEKLSMDDSNALKVRLNDRAANISRSRCVRMAAQTLFTVQNLGEGSSEVSAVKLERRNGSELCSLSSDAARAYAPDRVNGQPRQQQYFVDADHRMVRLSDDEDRPRPVAGPFGADGAGLGSVAVSRDERDAAGVTADGRSLYVTELASGAERGKARLHSQGGSAEHGLSAPSWDGLGGLWVADRDPERPRLLRLRGGTGPADEVRLPKLGGGRITALRVSADGTRIAMLVKHAGHTTLRLGRIERRGTADAPELSVQGVHTVAPKLENVDTVSWAGDSRLVVAGRESAGVQQLQYVETDGSPADVPEVPGPNGVEAITASEDQTRPLIAETRENGIVRLLPNADWKTVDEDGTAPVYPG from the coding sequence GTGGGCGCTGACCGTGCCGACCGTCACCACGTCCGTCGCCGCTGGGGCCTGAGCACGGCCACCCTGATTTCCTGCGGTGCGCTGCTGCTGACCGGCTGTGCCTCCATGCCGGACAGCGGGGATGTGCGGCGGGTCGACTCCTCGCCGCGTTCGGACGTCGATTCGCAGGTCCGGGTGTACGGGGTGAGCCCGGGCAAGGGCGAGCAGCCCACCGAGCTGGTCTCCGGCTTCCTGGAAGCCACGACGAGCGACGAGGAGAACTTCGGCACGGCGAAGGAGTACCTCACCAAGGGCGCGGCCAGGAGCTGGGATCCGTTCGCGCGCACCACGGTGCTGGAGCAGGCGCCGGACGTGCGGGTGGAGACCGACCCGGGCGACCGGAACGGCGGCGGCAAGACGGTGGTGCTGTCGGGCAAGCGGATCGCCAGCGTGGACGCGGCGCACACCTACAAGCCGGACGAGGCGCGTTACGAGGAGCGCATCCACCTCACGCTGCGCGGCTCGGAGTGGCGGATCGACGGGCCGCCGCCGGGGCTGGTGCTCGGCGAGTCGGACTTCGAGCGCATCTACCGTTCGGTCAACAAGTACTACTTCGCCAAGCTGGGTCCGGATGCCGAGGAATCGCGGGTGGGGGACGACGTCCTGGTGGCCGATCCGGTCTATCTGCGGCGGCGTATCGATCCGGTCACCTCGACGGTGAAGGCGCTGCTGGACGGCCCGACCGGCTGGCTGGATCCGGTGGTCAGCACCTCCTTCCCGCCCGGTGCGGCCCTCGGGGAGAGTGGCGAGAAGCTGTCGATGGACGATTCGAACGCGCTGAAGGTCCGGCTGAACGACCGGGCGGCGAACATCAGCCGGAGCCGCTGTGTGCGGATGGCGGCGCAGACGCTGTTCACGGTCCAGAATCTGGGCGAGGGATCGTCCGAGGTCAGCGCGGTGAAGCTGGAGCGGCGGAACGGTTCGGAGCTGTGCTCGCTGTCGAGCGACGCGGCGCGCGCCTATGCGCCGGACCGGGTCAATGGCCAGCCCCGTCAGCAGCAGTACTTCGTGGACGCCGACCACCGGATGGTGCGGCTGTCCGACGACGAGGACCGGCCACGGCCGGTGGCGGGCCCGTTCGGCGCCGATGGCGCGGGGCTCGGATCGGTGGCGGTCTCGCGCGACGAGCGGGACGCCGCGGGCGTCACGGCGGACGGCCGGTCGCTGTATGTGACGGAGCTGGCGTCCGGTGCCGAGCGCGGCAAGGCTCGGCTGCACAGCCAGGGTGGCAGCGCGGAGCACGGGCTGTCGGCGCCGAGCTGGGACGGTCTGGGCGGTCTGTGGGTGGCCGACCGGGATCCCGAGCGGCCGAGGCTGCTGCGGCTGCGCGGCGGCACCGGTCCGGCGGACGAGGTCCGGCTGCCGAAGCTGGGCGGTGGCCGGATCACGGCGCTGCGGGTGTCGGCGGACGGCACCCGGATCGCCATGCTGGTCAAGCATGCGGGCCACACCACCCTGCGGCTGGGCCGGATCGAGCGGCGGGGCACCGCGGACGCCCCGGAGCTGTCGGTGCAGGGGGTGCACACGGTGGCGCCCAAGCTGGAGAACGTCGACACGGTCTCCTGGGCGGGTGACAGCCGGCTGGTGGTCGCGGGCCGGGAGTCGGCGGGTGTGCAGCAGCTCCAGTACGTGGAGACGGACGGTTCCCCGGCGGACGTTCCGGAGGTGCCCGGTCCGAACGGGGTGGAGGCGATCACCGCCTCGGAGGACCAGACTCGGCCGCTCATCGCCGAGACCAGGGAGAACGGCATCGTCCGGCTGCTGCCGAACGCCGACTGGAAGACGGTGGACGAGGACGGTACGGCCCCGGTCTACCCGGGCTAG
- a CDS encoding response regulator transcription factor, with the protein MADSFGPVSDDGDDHGIASDRDESRGESRKEPIRVLVVDDHALFRRGLEIVLAQEEDIQVVGEAGDGAEAVDKAADLLPDIVLMDVRMPKRGGIEACTSIKEVAPSAKIIMLTISDEEADLYDAIKAGATGYLLKEISTDEVSTAIRAVADGQSQISPSMAAKLLTEFKSMIQRTDERRLVPAPRLTDRELEVLKLVATGMNNRDIAKELFISENTVKNHVRNILEKLQLHSRMEAVVYAMREKILEIR; encoded by the coding sequence ATGGCGGACAGCTTCGGGCCCGTCTCCGACGACGGCGATGATCATGGCATCGCCTCGGACAGGGACGAGTCGCGCGGCGAGTCGCGCAAGGAGCCGATTCGGGTCCTCGTAGTGGACGACCACGCCCTCTTCCGGCGTGGGCTGGAGATCGTGCTGGCCCAGGAGGAGGACATCCAGGTCGTCGGCGAGGCGGGGGACGGCGCCGAGGCCGTGGACAAGGCGGCGGATCTGCTCCCCGACATCGTCCTGATGGACGTGCGGATGCCCAAGCGGGGCGGGATCGAGGCATGTACCTCCATCAAGGAGGTGGCGCCGAGCGCCAAGATCATCATGCTGACGATCAGCGATGAGGAGGCCGACCTCTACGACGCCATCAAGGCGGGGGCCACGGGCTATCTGCTCAAGGAGATCTCCACCGACGAGGTCTCCACCGCGATCCGGGCGGTCGCCGACGGCCAGTCGCAGATCAGCCCGTCCATGGCGGCCAAGCTGCTGACCGAGTTCAAGTCGATGATCCAGCGCACCGACGAGCGGCGGCTGGTGCCCGCGCCCAGGCTCACCGACCGTGAGCTGGAGGTGCTCAAGCTGGTCGCCACCGGGATGAACAACCGGGACATCGCCAAGGAGCTGTTCATCAGCGAGAACACCGTGAAGAACCATGTCCGCAACATCCTGGAGAAGTTGCAGCTGCACTCCAGGATGGAGGCCGTGGTCTATGCGATGCGGGAGAAGATCCTCGAGATCCGGTGA
- the raiA gene encoding ribosome-associated translation inhibitor RaiA, whose product MDIVVKGRKTDVPERFRKHVAEKLKLDKIQKLDGKVISLDVEVSKEHNPRQADRSDRVEITLRSRGPVIRAEAAAADPYAALDLAAGKLEARMRKQHDKRHTRRGNGRIPASDVAVTVPNAARINGHGEITAQRTAVDTVPTTRMGPLEVQGEGPLVVREKTHAAAPMTLDQALYEMELVGHDFYLFVDSDTNRPSVVYRRHGYDYGVIHLQPEAFVGEEPGGAGGALGG is encoded by the coding sequence GTGGACATCGTCGTCAAGGGCCGGAAAACAGATGTGCCCGAGCGGTTCCGTAAGCACGTGGCCGAGAAGCTGAAGCTGGACAAGATCCAGAAGCTCGACGGCAAGGTGATCAGCCTCGACGTCGAGGTGTCCAAAGAGCACAACCCGCGGCAGGCCGACCGCTCGGACCGAGTGGAGATCACCCTCCGCTCCCGTGGTCCGGTGATCCGGGCAGAGGCCGCGGCAGCCGATCCGTACGCAGCGCTGGACCTGGCGGCCGGCAAGCTGGAGGCACGGATGCGCAAGCAGCACGACAAGCGCCACACCCGCCGGGGCAACGGCCGCATCCCGGCCAGCGATGTGGCTGTGACCGTCCCCAACGCGGCGCGTATCAACGGGCATGGCGAGATCACAGCACAGCGCACGGCCGTGGACACCGTCCCCACCACCCGGATGGGCCCCCTCGAGGTGCAGGGTGAAGGTCCGCTGGTGGTCCGGGAGAAGACGCACGCCGCCGCCCCGATGACGCTTGACCAGGCTCTCTACGAGATGGAGCTGGTCGGGCACGATTTCTATCTGTTCGTCGACTCCGACACCAACCGGCCCAGCGTCGTCTACCGGCGCCATGGCTATGACTACGGGGTGATTCATCTTCAGCCGGAGGCGTTCGTCGGCGAGGAGCCCGGCGGCGCGGGTGGCGCCCTCGGCGGCTGA